A region from the Lysobacter sp. BMK333-48F3 genome encodes:
- a CDS encoding M2 family metallopeptidase has protein sequence MKHVRALLALGIAAAVIGLSACKKEPVPSSSDAKPAAPEGETADQFIARVNDEYKKMYPEMTAAQWLSSTYINDDSQLLSAKANERYLSQLNSWIEQSKKFEGQPMSPATARAIQLLKIGTAMPAPKDPARLAELTQIATRMEGMYGSGTYCTGPNDSECRQLGELEDVLRSTTRDYDAQLDAWKGWHSISKPMRKDYTRFVELVNEGAQNLGYADTGELWRSGYDMSPAELAAETDRLWGQVKPLYEQLHCYTRTRLETKYGADKGQVSGGMLPAHLLGNMWQQDWGNLWDILAPYSEQQAGSLDINGALAAQYQKHLDAQRAKAGDELSPGAEAQVDVDAAQANAKQMTERAQDFYVSLGMPKLPDSYWNKTQFIKPRDRDVVCHASAWDMNMSGDVRTKMCIKPNEEDFTTIYHELGHVYYYLAYNNQPPLFQTGAHDGFHEAIGDTIVLAMTPKYLQSIGLVGAQQQSNESLINAQMRMALAKVSFLPFGLMIDRWRWGVFDGSIKPGEYNKAWWELKAKYQGVAPVEARGEEFFDAGAKYHVPGNTPYTRYFLSHVLQFQFYKSLCDAAGYKGPLYECSFYGNKAAGAKFQAMLSKGASQPWQQTMKELTGGEKMDASAVLEYFAPLQTWLKQQNEGKSCGWQASAAGAAAPAKPAAAKPAKG, from the coding sequence ATGAAACATGTTCGCGCCTTGCTGGCGCTCGGCATCGCTGCGGCCGTGATCGGCCTGAGCGCCTGCAAGAAGGAACCCGTCCCCTCCTCCAGCGACGCCAAGCCGGCCGCCCCCGAAGGCGAGACCGCGGACCAGTTCATCGCCCGGGTCAACGACGAGTACAAGAAGATGTACCCGGAGATGACCGCGGCGCAGTGGTTGTCCTCGACCTACATCAACGACGACAGCCAGTTGCTCTCGGCCAAGGCCAACGAGCGCTACCTGAGCCAGCTCAACAGCTGGATCGAGCAATCCAAGAAGTTCGAAGGCCAGCCGATGTCGCCGGCCACCGCGCGCGCGATCCAGTTGCTGAAGATCGGCACCGCGATGCCGGCGCCGAAGGATCCGGCCCGGCTCGCCGAACTGACCCAGATCGCGACCCGCATGGAAGGCATGTACGGCTCGGGCACCTATTGCACCGGCCCGAACGACAGCGAATGCCGCCAGTTGGGCGAACTCGAGGACGTGCTGCGCAGCACCACCCGCGACTACGACGCCCAGCTCGACGCCTGGAAGGGCTGGCACAGCATCTCCAAGCCGATGCGCAAGGACTACACCCGCTTCGTCGAGCTGGTCAACGAAGGCGCGCAGAACCTGGGCTACGCCGACACCGGCGAGCTGTGGCGCTCGGGCTACGACATGAGCCCGGCCGAGCTGGCCGCCGAAACCGACCGTTTGTGGGGCCAGGTCAAGCCGCTGTACGAACAGTTGCACTGCTACACCCGCACGCGCCTGGAAACCAAGTACGGCGCCGACAAGGGCCAGGTCTCCGGCGGCATGCTGCCGGCGCATCTGCTCGGCAACATGTGGCAGCAGGACTGGGGCAATCTGTGGGACATCCTCGCTCCTTACAGCGAACAGCAGGCCGGCAGCCTCGACATCAACGGCGCCCTGGCGGCCCAGTATCAAAAGCACCTCGACGCCCAGCGCGCCAAAGCCGGCGATGAGCTGAGCCCGGGCGCCGAGGCGCAGGTCGACGTCGACGCCGCGCAGGCCAACGCCAAGCAGATGACCGAGCGCGCGCAGGACTTCTACGTCTCGCTCGGCATGCCCAAGCTGCCCGACAGCTATTGGAACAAGACCCAGTTCATCAAGCCGCGCGATCGCGACGTGGTCTGCCACGCCAGCGCCTGGGACATGAACATGTCCGGCGACGTGCGCACCAAGATGTGCATCAAGCCGAACGAGGAAGACTTCACCACCATCTACCACGAGCTCGGCCACGTCTATTACTACCTGGCCTACAACAACCAGCCGCCGCTGTTCCAGACCGGCGCCCACGACGGCTTCCACGAAGCCATCGGCGACACCATCGTGCTGGCGATGACGCCGAAGTACCTGCAGTCGATCGGCCTGGTCGGCGCTCAGCAGCAGAGCAACGAATCCCTGATCAACGCGCAGATGCGCATGGCCCTGGCCAAGGTCTCGTTCCTGCCGTTCGGCCTGATGATCGACCGCTGGCGCTGGGGCGTGTTCGACGGCTCGATCAAGCCGGGCGAGTACAACAAGGCCTGGTGGGAGCTGAAGGCCAAGTACCAGGGCGTGGCCCCGGTCGAGGCGCGCGGCGAAGAGTTCTTCGACGCCGGCGCCAAGTACCACGTGCCGGGCAATACGCCCTACACGCGCTACTTCCTCTCGCACGTGCTGCAGTTCCAGTTCTACAAGTCGCTGTGCGACGCGGCCGGCTACAAGGGCCCGCTGTACGAATGCAGCTTCTACGGCAATAAGGCCGCCGGCGCGAAGTTCCAGGCGATGCTGAGCAAGGGCGCCAGCCAGCCCTGGCAGCAGACCATGAAGGAGCTGACCGGCGGCGAGAAGATGGACGCCTCGGCGGTGCTGGAGTACTTCGCCCCGCTGCAGACCTGGCTGAAGCAGCAGAACGAAGGCAAGAGCTGCGGCTGGCAAGCCTCGGCGGCGGGCGCTGCGGCGCCGGCCAAGCCGGCGGCGGCCAAGCCGGCCAAGGGCTGA
- the minE gene encoding cell division topological specificity factor MinE → MGLFDFLLAKKQTAAVAKDRLRIIVAHERAGRGGPGGPDYLPMLQRELLEVIRKYVNVDTESVKVDLIGEGDNKVLDISVALPENPGTPAQA, encoded by the coding sequence ATGGGTCTGTTCGACTTCCTGCTGGCCAAGAAGCAGACCGCCGCGGTCGCCAAGGACCGCCTGCGGATCATCGTCGCCCACGAACGCGCCGGTCGCGGCGGCCCGGGCGGCCCCGACTATCTGCCGATGCTGCAGCGCGAACTGCTCGAAGTGATCCGCAAGTACGTCAACGTCGATACCGAATCGGTCAAGGTCGACCTGATCGGCGAAGGCGACAACAAGGTCCTCGACATCTCGGTGGCCCTGCCGGAAAACCCGGGCACGCCGGCCCAGGCCTGA
- the minD gene encoding septum site-determining protein MinD, whose translation MTEIIVVTSGKGGVGKTTTSASLSCGLARRGHKVAVIDFDVGLRNLDLIMGCERRVVYDFVNVVNGEASLKQALIKDKRFENLFILAASQTRDKDALTKEGVQKVLDDLVADGFDYIVCDSPAGIEKGAFLAMYFADQAVVVVNPEVSSVRDSDRILGLLSSKTRRAENGERVKEHLLLTRYSPKRVETGEMLSIGDVEEILGLKTVGVIPESGDVLNASNKGEPVILETESDAAQAYDDAVARLLGDTRPMRFTQVEKKGFFSKIFGG comes from the coding sequence TTGACCGAGATCATCGTAGTCACTTCGGGCAAGGGCGGCGTCGGCAAGACCACGACCAGCGCCAGCCTTTCCTGCGGGCTCGCCCGTCGCGGCCACAAGGTCGCCGTGATCGACTTCGACGTCGGTTTGCGCAACCTCGACCTGATCATGGGCTGCGAACGCCGGGTCGTGTACGACTTCGTCAACGTCGTCAACGGCGAAGCCAGCCTCAAGCAGGCCCTGATCAAGGACAAGCGCTTCGAGAACCTGTTCATCCTGGCCGCCTCGCAGACCCGCGACAAAGACGCGCTGACCAAGGAAGGCGTGCAGAAAGTGCTCGACGACCTGGTCGCCGACGGCTTCGACTACATCGTCTGCGATTCGCCCGCCGGCATCGAAAAGGGCGCGTTCCTGGCCATGTACTTCGCCGACCAGGCGGTGGTGGTGGTCAATCCGGAAGTCTCCTCGGTGCGCGACTCCGACCGCATCCTCGGCCTGCTCTCGTCCAAGACCCGCCGCGCCGAGAACGGCGAACGGGTCAAAGAGCATCTGCTGCTGACCCGCTACAGCCCGAAGCGGGTGGAAACCGGCGAGATGCTCAGCATCGGCGACGTCGAGGAAATCCTCGGCCTGAAGACGGTCGGCGTGATCCCCGAATCCGGCGACGTGCTCAACGCCTCCAACAAGGGCGAGCCGGTGATCCTGGAAACCGAATCCGACGCCGCCCAGGCCTACGACGACGCGGTCGCCCGCCTGCTCGGCGATACCCGCCCGATGCGCTTCACCCAGGTGGAAAAGAAGGGCTTCTTCAGCAAGATCTTCGGAGGTTGA
- the minC gene encoding septum site-determining protein MinC: MSVAVDYEQAGELKIGQVGIANLRIRTLDVDRLVAEMRSRVQRAPNMFGRAAVVIDFGGLSQTPDAATARALIDGLREAGVLPVALAYGTSETDRLSQALGLPLLAKFRASYERADGAAEAAPARAAEPARPAEPERARPVAAEPVRGGAAGPDGASRGHNAGPDSASRSGSGAAAGVSSSSVGLIQSAPVRSGQQIYADGRDLTVLTTVGAGAEVIADGSVHIYGPLRGRALAGAQGNNKARIFCREFYAELVAIAGHYKVLEDIPKELRGKAVQVWLEDEQIRIAALD; the protein is encoded by the coding sequence GTGAGCGTGGCCGTGGATTACGAACAGGCCGGCGAACTCAAAATCGGCCAGGTCGGCATCGCCAACCTGCGCATCCGCACCCTCGACGTCGACCGCCTGGTCGCGGAAATGCGTTCCCGGGTCCAGCGCGCGCCGAACATGTTCGGCCGCGCGGCGGTGGTGATCGACTTCGGCGGCCTCAGCCAGACCCCGGACGCGGCCACCGCCCGGGCCCTGATCGACGGCCTGCGCGAGGCTGGCGTGCTGCCGGTCGCCCTGGCCTACGGCACCAGCGAGACCGATCGCCTGTCGCAGGCCCTGGGCCTGCCCCTGCTGGCCAAGTTCCGCGCTTCGTACGAACGGGCGGACGGCGCGGCCGAGGCGGCGCCGGCGCGGGCGGCGGAACCGGCGCGGCCGGCCGAGCCGGAGCGGGCGCGGCCGGTGGCCGCGGAACCGGTGCGGGGCGGAGCGGCCGGGCCGGACGGCGCGTCGCGCGGCCACAACGCAGGGCCGGACAGCGCGTCGCGCTCGGGTAGCGGAGCGGCGGCTGGGGTCTCGTCCTCTTCGGTTGGTCTGATCCAGTCCGCCCCGGTACGCTCGGGGCAACAGATTTACGCCGACGGCCGCGACCTGACCGTGCTGACCACGGTCGGCGCCGGCGCCGAGGTCATCGCCGACGGCTCGGTCCACATCTACGGCCCGCTGCGCGGACGCGCGCTGGCGGGCGCCCAGGGCAACAACAAGGCGCGCATCTTCTGCCGCGAGTTCTACGCCGAACTCGTCGCGATCGCGGGCCATTACAAGGTGCTTGAAGACATCCCGAAGGAGTTGCGCGGCAAGGCCGTGCAGGTCTGGCTGGAAGACGAGCAAATCAGAATTGCGGCGCTCGATTGA
- a CDS encoding GNAT family N-acetyltransferase encodes MSIVVRDVREHELDSVLALNNAAGPAILPLDAARLRHFFDTAEYFRVAERDGSLAGFLIGMGADSAHDSSNFRWFHQRYPDFFYIDRIVVASRRRGGGVGRAFYADAQSYAEMRYPQLACEVFLEGGNDPALLFHGSFGFREVGQHVMEEAGVRAAMLMKPLCSYPWVRETYGDALPLVDWLTRPRVPAARVAQAEAALAPRPTGTCP; translated from the coding sequence ATGTCGATCGTCGTCCGCGACGTGCGCGAGCACGAGCTGGATTCCGTCCTTGCCCTCAACAATGCCGCCGGACCCGCGATCCTGCCGCTGGATGCGGCCCGTCTGCGTCACTTTTTCGATACCGCCGAATATTTCCGCGTCGCCGAACGCGACGGCAGCCTGGCCGGCTTCCTGATCGGCATGGGCGCCGACAGCGCCCACGACAGCAGCAATTTCCGCTGGTTCCACCAGCGCTACCCGGATTTCTTCTATATCGACCGCATCGTGGTCGCCAGCCGCCGCCGCGGCGGCGGCGTCGGCCGCGCGTTCTACGCCGATGCGCAGAGCTATGCCGAAATGCGTTATCCGCAATTGGCCTGCGAAGTGTTCCTGGAGGGCGGCAACGACCCGGCCCTGCTGTTCCACGGCAGCTTCGGCTTCCGCGAGGTCGGCCAACACGTGATGGAGGAAGCCGGCGTGCGCGCGGCGATGCTGATGAAACCGCTGTGCAGCTATCCCTGGGTGCGCGAAACCTACGGCGACGCCCTGCCCCTGGTCGACTGGCTGACCCGGCCGCGGGTGCCGGCGGCGCGCGTCGCCCAGGCCGAGGCGGCCCTCGCCCCGCGCCCCACCGGTACCTGCCCGTGA
- a CDS encoding sensor histidine kinase encodes MLARLTHTRLLRYAGLFTWGLVGSWLLSIWLDPDFFQPSHGEPASGLYLRILRWVAVYMTFGAVYWWITRSLGERRIGLLDYLQLLVLGGCAIGISYYSNSGLGSVLLMVLAGLLPWMVPLRIGVAGLMVLNLVIIPVFIEALQMPPLVAVLQSLLYTGFSGFVFLTALVAKQQTQAREDQRRLNAELRATRALLAESARINERTRISRELHDLLGHHLTALSLNLEVAGHLSEGRVKEHVQQAHTLARLLLTDVREAVSQLRENGAIDLALALRPLAENVPALDIRMDIDEPLTLDDPERAHVLLRCTQEIITNAVRHAGAEHLWIDVRRNDGHIVMSARDDGRGADHLVAGNGLRGMRERLQQYGGRLSIETRAEAGFCLQLTLPATAAAMAREGALT; translated from the coding sequence ATGCTGGCTCGCCTGACCCATACCCGACTGCTGCGCTACGCCGGCCTGTTTACCTGGGGCCTGGTCGGCTCCTGGCTGCTGTCGATCTGGCTGGACCCGGATTTCTTCCAGCCCAGCCATGGCGAGCCGGCGTCCGGGCTGTATTTGCGGATCCTGCGCTGGGTCGCGGTTTACATGACCTTCGGCGCGGTCTACTGGTGGATCACCCGCTCCTTGGGCGAGCGCCGCATCGGCCTGCTGGACTACCTGCAGTTGCTGGTGCTGGGCGGCTGCGCGATCGGGATCAGCTACTACTCCAACAGCGGCCTGGGCAGCGTCCTGCTGATGGTCCTGGCCGGGCTGCTGCCGTGGATGGTGCCGCTGCGGATCGGCGTGGCCGGGCTGATGGTGCTCAACCTGGTGATCATCCCGGTGTTCATCGAGGCGCTGCAGATGCCGCCCTTGGTGGCCGTGCTGCAATCGCTGCTGTACACCGGCTTTTCCGGTTTCGTGTTCCTGACCGCGTTGGTCGCCAAGCAGCAGACCCAGGCGCGCGAGGACCAGCGCCGGCTCAACGCCGAATTGCGCGCGACCCGGGCCCTGCTGGCCGAAAGCGCGCGCATCAACGAGCGCACCCGGATCTCGCGCGAGCTGCACGACCTGCTCGGCCACCACCTGACCGCATTGAGCCTGAATCTGGAAGTCGCCGGACACTTGTCCGAAGGCCGGGTCAAGGAGCATGTGCAGCAGGCCCACACCCTGGCCCGGTTGCTGCTGACCGACGTGCGCGAGGCGGTCAGCCAGTTGCGCGAGAACGGCGCCATCGACCTGGCCCTGGCGCTGCGGCCGCTGGCCGAAAACGTGCCCGCGCTCGACATCCGCATGGACATCGACGAGCCGCTGACCCTGGACGACCCCGAGCGCGCCCACGTGCTGCTGCGCTGCACCCAGGAGATCATCACCAACGCCGTGCGCCACGCCGGCGCCGAGCATCTGTGGATCGACGTGCGCCGCAACGACGGCCACATCGTCATGAGCGCGCGCGACGACGGTCGCGGCGCCGATCATCTGGTCGCCGGCAACGGCTTGCGCGGGATGCGCGAGCGTCTGCAGCAATACGGCGGCCGGCTCAGCATCGAAACCCGCGCCGAAGCCGGCTTCTGCCTGCAACTGACGCTGCCCGCCACCGCGGCCGCCATGGCCCGCGAAGGAGCTTTGACATGA
- a CDS encoding response regulator transcription factor, with product MIPNPIRVLLVDDQTLVRQGVRSLLALADGIEVVAEAGDGRQAVEMIPTLRPDVVLMDMRMPVMSGLEALQALARSGYLPPTIILTTFDDDQLVLAGLKAGAKGYLLKDVSLEQLVGAIQTVAEGGSLVQPAVTQRLLSGLEHMRNDFVSLDRPDPLTERETEILRLMAGGFSNKEIANSLGVAEGTIKNHVSNILSKLGVRDRTRAVLKAFELQLV from the coding sequence ATGATCCCCAACCCCATCCGCGTGTTGCTCGTCGACGACCAGACCCTGGTCCGGCAGGGCGTGCGCTCGCTGCTCGCCCTGGCCGACGGCATCGAGGTCGTGGCCGAGGCCGGCGACGGCCGCCAGGCGGTCGAGATGATCCCCACGCTGCGTCCGGACGTGGTCCTGATGGACATGCGCATGCCGGTGATGTCCGGCCTGGAGGCGCTGCAGGCGCTGGCGCGCTCGGGCTACCTGCCGCCGACCATCATCCTGACCACCTTCGACGACGACCAACTGGTGCTGGCCGGGCTCAAGGCCGGGGCCAAGGGCTATCTGCTCAAGGACGTCTCGCTGGAGCAACTGGTCGGGGCGATCCAGACCGTGGCCGAGGGCGGTTCGCTGGTCCAGCCGGCGGTGACCCAGCGCCTGCTGTCGGGCCTGGAGCACATGCGCAACGATTTCGTCAGCCTGGACCGGCCGGACCCGCTGACCGAGCGCGAGACCGAGATCCTGCGCCTGATGGCCGGCGGCTTTTCCAACAAGGAAATCGCCAATTCGCTGGGCGTGGCCGAGGGCACGATCAAGAACCACGTGTCCAACATCCTGTCCAAGCTCGGCGTGCGCGACCGCACCCGGGCGGTGCTCAAGGCCTTCGAGCTGCAGTTGGTCTGA
- a CDS encoding SRPBCC family protein, whose translation MTRLIEILISLAIVAVLFLVVGVVLPSSRHLSHSVETNRKLTIVFDTLNSMRRFKDWNPLVLRDPNMEVKLVGKDEGVGARLEYSSKERGLGKGSWEIVKSEAGKLVGFKISNPEPGENKRTQFSLRPTGKNNRNVEITQTYDVDYGWNLLGRYSGLYVSSNVGEDMKMGLARLSNLLATVPNYDYAKLSETDPNNAPKIVDRPAENVLTVTAAVERNNDKIKAQIQGNMEWIKKVIAANGLEAVGPVRIVTNEFGTETYSFDVAQVVRKIGDTSPEAAKLDVKVDGAGNPVKAEYWPATKVVVATSGGHNIAGLPPVRDAVRAWALTRGYTTTERPYEAWKAGIDASFDPALGQFDVYWPVK comes from the coding sequence ATGACCCGTCTTATCGAGATTCTGATTTCGCTGGCGATCGTCGCCGTGCTGTTCCTGGTAGTCGGCGTGGTTCTGCCGTCGAGCCGTCACCTGTCGCACTCGGTTGAGACCAACCGCAAGCTCACCATCGTCTTCGACACCTTGAACAGCATGCGCCGTTTCAAGGATTGGAACCCGCTGGTGCTGCGCGATCCCAACATGGAAGTGAAGCTGGTCGGCAAGGATGAGGGCGTGGGCGCCCGCCTGGAGTACTCGTCCAAGGAGCGCGGCCTGGGCAAGGGCAGCTGGGAAATCGTCAAGAGCGAAGCGGGCAAGCTGGTCGGGTTCAAGATCAGCAATCCGGAACCGGGCGAGAACAAGCGCACGCAGTTCAGCCTGCGTCCGACCGGCAAGAACAACCGCAACGTCGAGATCACCCAGACCTACGACGTCGACTACGGCTGGAACCTGCTCGGCCGCTACTCCGGCCTGTACGTCAGCAGCAACGTCGGCGAAGACATGAAGATGGGCCTGGCCCGCCTGAGCAACCTGCTCGCGACCGTGCCCAACTACGACTACGCCAAGCTGTCGGAAACCGATCCGAACAACGCGCCGAAGATCGTCGACCGCCCGGCCGAGAACGTGCTGACCGTGACCGCCGCGGTCGAGCGCAACAACGACAAGATCAAGGCCCAGATCCAGGGCAACATGGAGTGGATCAAGAAGGTCATCGCCGCCAACGGCCTGGAAGCGGTCGGGCCGGTCCGCATCGTGACCAACGAGTTCGGCACCGAAACCTACTCCTTCGACGTGGCCCAGGTCGTGCGCAAGATCGGCGACACCAGCCCGGAAGCGGCCAAGCTCGACGTCAAGGTCGACGGCGCCGGCAATCCGGTGAAGGCCGAGTACTGGCCGGCGACCAAGGTCGTCGTCGCCACCAGCGGCGGCCACAACATCGCCGGCCTGCCGCCGGTGCGCGACGCGGTCCGCGCCTGGGCGCTGACCCGCGGCTACACCACCACCGAACGTCCGTACGAAGCCTGGAAGGCCGGCATCGACGCCAGCTTCGACCCGGCCCTGGGCCAGTTCGACGTTTACTGGCCGGTCAAGTAA
- a CDS encoding DUF423 domain-containing protein, with protein MNASAVPPESLALPLRARALAAAGAVLAALAVALSAYAAHVADPAAQSRLQMAAVFAFGHGVALAALAPRARRRLGQCALAGLLLGVLMFAGGLTMAYFAGTSTRLLPYGGSLMILAWLVYAADAVRR; from the coding sequence ATGAACGCTTCCGCCGTTCCGCCCGAATCGCTCGCCCTGCCGCTGCGCGCGCGTGCGCTGGCCGCCGCCGGCGCCGTGCTCGCCGCGCTGGCGGTAGCCTTGTCCGCCTATGCCGCGCATGTCGCCGATCCGGCTGCGCAGTCGCGCCTGCAGATGGCGGCGGTGTTCGCCTTCGGCCACGGCGTCGCCCTGGCCGCGCTGGCGCCGCGCGCGCGACGCCGGCTCGGGCAATGCGCGCTGGCCGGCCTGCTGCTCGGCGTGCTGATGTTCGCCGGCGGTCTGACGATGGCGTATTTCGCCGGCACCTCGACCCGCCTGCTGCCTTATGGCGGCAGCCTGATGATCCTGGCGTGGCTGGTCTACGCCGCCGACGCGGTGCGGCGCTGA
- a CDS encoding DNA-3-methyladenine glycosylase 2 family protein: MPRQTRGYDTEAAHAWLSKRDRKLGAWMRKLDRQRPGPMPADPRWRQRFDPVDALARAILFQQLSGKAASTIVGRVETAIGSDRLHYDTLGRCDDAALRACGVSANKLLALRDLAAREARGEIPDLRRMATMSDDALVEALVPIRGIGRWTVEMMLIFRLGRADVLPVDDLGVRKGAQRVHGLDAMPAPKALAELGERWGPYRSYASLYLWRIADFADGAAKPATNRSQD, translated from the coding sequence ATGCCGCGCCAGACCCGCGGTTACGACACCGAAGCGGCGCACGCCTGGTTGAGCAAGCGCGACCGCAAGCTCGGCGCCTGGATGCGCAAACTCGACCGCCAGCGCCCAGGGCCGATGCCGGCCGACCCGCGCTGGCGCCAGCGTTTCGACCCGGTCGATGCGCTGGCGCGCGCGATCTTGTTCCAGCAGCTCAGCGGCAAGGCCGCCTCGACGATCGTCGGCCGGGTCGAAACCGCGATCGGCAGCGACCGCCTGCACTACGACACCCTCGGCCGCTGCGACGACGCGGCGCTGCGCGCCTGCGGCGTGTCGGCGAACAAACTGCTGGCGCTGCGCGACCTGGCCGCACGCGAGGCGCGCGGCGAGATTCCCGATTTGCGGCGCATGGCGACGATGAGCGACGACGCCCTGGTCGAAGCCTTGGTGCCGATCCGCGGCATCGGCCGCTGGACCGTGGAGATGATGCTGATCTTCCGCCTGGGCCGCGCCGACGTCCTGCCGGTCGACGACCTGGGCGTGCGCAAGGGCGCCCAGCGCGTGCATGGCCTGGACGCCATGCCGGCGCCCAAGGCCCTGGCCGAACTCGGCGAGCGCTGGGGCCCTTACCGCAGCTACGCCAGCCTGTACTTGTGGCGCATCGCCGACTTCGCCGACGGCGCGGCCAAGCCGGCGACCAACCGTTCGCAGGATTGA
- a CDS encoding FAD-binding oxidoreductase → MLQTAAAIAAASIAGCQRDGGIDSDPRWLRDISGIDYVRAGQVSRPVSVAQVSAALRSSRGAVSVGGARCSMGGQIACDGSLHLDMRGMNRPVAIDVERRTARVQAGMLWRDLQDLIDPLGLSVSIMQSYASFSIGGSLSVNCHGRYVGKGALIHSLRALQLVDAEGRVRELDRHREPELLRAAIGGYGGLGVITEAEFDLTDNVRLERRVERVPLEDYPQWFAQRVLADPASVLHNADLLPPRFDAPVAVTWNRTDEAPTLAERLTPRAADYRRERKLIWSVSEMPFGPWLRDRYSVEAMLHQREVLWRNREASLDIAELEPATRRLSTYLLQEYFVPAPAFVDFSRAMAKILRDNEVHALNVSIRHAPADRESLLSWSPQPVFSFVLYHKQRSGERADAVAGQWTRRLIDLALDHGGRHYLPYRLHATRQQFRRGYPGAERFAELKQGIDPQRRFRNRLWDKYLPE, encoded by the coding sequence ATGCTTCAGACGGCAGCGGCGATTGCGGCCGCCAGCATCGCAGGCTGCCAGCGCGACGGGGGAATCGATAGCGACCCGCGCTGGCTGCGCGACATCTCCGGAATCGACTACGTCCGCGCCGGACAAGTATCGCGCCCCGTCAGCGTCGCTCAGGTCTCGGCCGCGCTGAGGTCGAGTCGCGGCGCAGTCTCCGTCGGCGGCGCGCGTTGCAGCATGGGCGGACAAATCGCCTGCGACGGTTCGCTGCATCTGGACATGCGCGGCATGAATCGGCCGGTCGCCATCGACGTCGAACGCCGCACCGCACGCGTGCAGGCCGGCATGCTCTGGCGCGACCTGCAAGACTTGATCGACCCGCTGGGCCTGTCGGTATCGATCATGCAAAGCTACGCCAGTTTCAGCATCGGCGGCTCGCTTTCGGTCAATTGCCATGGTCGCTACGTCGGCAAGGGTGCGCTGATCCATAGCCTGAGGGCGTTACAACTGGTCGACGCCGAAGGCCGCGTGCGCGAACTCGACCGTCATCGTGAGCCGGAACTGTTGCGCGCGGCGATTGGCGGTTATGGCGGGCTGGGAGTGATAACAGAAGCAGAGTTCGACCTGACCGACAACGTACGTCTGGAACGTCGGGTCGAACGGGTACCGCTGGAAGACTATCCCCAATGGTTCGCACAGCGAGTGCTGGCCGATCCGGCAAGCGTGCTGCACAACGCGGACTTGCTGCCGCCGCGCTTCGATGCGCCGGTGGCGGTAACCTGGAATCGCACCGACGAGGCACCGACGCTCGCCGAACGACTCACGCCTCGCGCCGCGGACTACCGCCGCGAACGCAAGTTGATCTGGAGCGTGTCCGAAATGCCGTTCGGGCCGTGGTTGCGCGATCGCTACTCGGTCGAAGCCATGCTGCACCAGCGCGAGGTGCTATGGCGCAATCGCGAAGCAAGCCTGGACATCGCCGAACTCGAGCCGGCCACTCGACGACTTTCGACCTACCTGCTGCAAGAGTACTTCGTGCCGGCGCCGGCTTTCGTCGATTTCTCCCGGGCCATGGCCAAGATCCTGCGCGACAACGAAGTGCATGCGCTCAACGTTTCTATCCGACATGCTCCAGCCGACCGCGAATCGCTTCTGAGCTGGTCGCCGCAACCGGTGTTCTCTTTCGTTCTGTATCACAAGCAACGCAGCGGCGAACGCGCCGACGCGGTCGCCGGGCAATGGACTCGACGCCTTATCGACCTGGCTCTCGATCACGGCGGCCGCCACTACCTGCCCTATCGGCTGCACGCCACTCGACAGCAGTTCAGACGCGGATATCCCGGCGCGGAGCGATTCGCCGAGCTGAAGCAAGGGATCGATCCGCAGCGGCGATTCCGCAACCGGCTGTGGGACAAGTATCTTCCCGAGTAG